A stretch of Desulfurivibrio alkaliphilus AHT 2 DNA encodes these proteins:
- a CDS encoding PilZ domain-containing protein, translating to MAAEKERAVKRRNIIFQLPVYDEESGELLGHLVDITASGLRLVSAKPIPAERLFKLRMELPEDYFVPRDLRLKARSRWTRPDVNPELSTTGFTLEEMTGEAEDVVARLVSLHAFND from the coding sequence ATGGCAGCGGAAAAAGAGAGAGCGGTTAAGCGGCGCAATATTATTTTTCAGTTGCCTGTTTATGACGAGGAGAGCGGCGAACTGCTGGGTCATCTGGTGGATATTACCGCCAGCGGCTTGAGGCTGGTGAGCGCTAAGCCCATTCCTGCTGAGCGCCTGTTTAAGCTGCGGATGGAGTTGCCGGAGGATTATTTTGTGCCCCGCGACCTGCGGCTTAAGGCTCGCAGCCGCTGGACCCGGCCCGATGTCAACCCGGAGCTTTCCACCACAGGTTTTACCCTGGAGGAGATGACCGGGGAGGCCGAAGACGTGGTGGCCCGGCTGGTGAGCCTGCACGCCTTCAACGATTGA
- a CDS encoding energy-coupling factor ABC transporter ATP-binding protein, with the protein MSTLLTIDNLGFAYSDPSLPEDAGAIRELNLQIEAGQRVGLIGPNGAGKTTFFLLTCGLLSPNTGRILFRGQPLPANTFNPKIALVFQKSDDQLFCPSVWEDVAFGPQNLGLDAAAIEQRVQEALRAVGAEALAPRPVHHLSEGEKRLVAVAGAMAMEPELVIYDEPSASLDIRSRRRLINLLRQSRQTFLLASHDLELILEVCDRVLLLDGGRLIADGPPATIMADEELMRNHGQEKPHSLVPHHNQHHR; encoded by the coding sequence ATGAGTACCTTGCTGACCATCGACAACCTCGGCTTCGCTTATTCTGACCCCTCCCTGCCGGAAGACGCCGGGGCCATCCGGGAGTTGAACCTGCAGATTGAAGCAGGCCAGCGGGTGGGCCTGATCGGCCCCAACGGAGCCGGCAAAACCACGTTTTTTCTGCTCACCTGCGGTCTTTTGAGCCCCAACACCGGCCGGATCCTCTTTCGGGGCCAACCCCTGCCGGCCAACACCTTCAACCCGAAAATCGCCCTGGTGTTTCAGAAGTCCGATGATCAACTGTTTTGCCCATCGGTATGGGAAGACGTGGCTTTCGGGCCGCAAAATCTGGGGCTGGATGCCGCCGCTATTGAGCAGCGGGTGCAGGAAGCCCTGCGGGCGGTGGGGGCCGAGGCTTTGGCGCCGCGGCCGGTGCATCATCTGTCGGAAGGAGAGAAAAGACTGGTCGCCGTTGCCGGCGCCATGGCCATGGAACCGGAACTGGTAATTTACGATGAGCCCAGCGCCAGCCTGGACATCCGTTCCCGGCGCCGACTGATCAACCTGCTGCGGCAAAGCCGGCAAACCTTTTTGCTGGCCTCCCACGACCTGGAACTGATTCTTGAGGTCTGCGACCGGGTACTGCTGCTGGACGGCGGCCGGCTGATTGCCGACGGACCGCCGGCGACCATCATGGCCGATGAAGAGCTGATGCGGAACCACGGCCAGGAGAAACCCCACTCGCTGGTGCCGCACCACAACCAACATCACCGTTAA